One genomic window of Halorubrum hochsteinianum includes the following:
- a CDS encoding pyridoxamine 5'-phosphate oxidase family protein — MDPTGPWDRERVDEFLADARVPIRLGCRTPSDRPWIVSLWFAWDPDGGGRADGGGDSAGPTGAIRCATSASADLVEFVEHDDEVSFDVSTSDPPYKGVRGRGRATVVPDEDKRLLRSLLTRYLGGTDNETADRLLRPEREEVEIRVEPERLHTWDYSERMGSPEE, encoded by the coding sequence ATGGATCCGACCGGCCCGTGGGACCGCGAGCGCGTCGACGAGTTCCTCGCCGACGCCCGCGTCCCGATCCGCCTCGGCTGTCGCACGCCGAGCGACCGCCCGTGGATCGTCTCGCTGTGGTTCGCGTGGGACCCGGACGGAGGGGGCCGCGCCGACGGCGGGGGCGACTCCGCCGGCCCGACCGGCGCGATCCGCTGTGCGACGAGCGCGAGCGCCGACCTCGTCGAGTTCGTCGAACACGACGACGAGGTCTCCTTCGACGTGTCGACGAGCGACCCGCCGTACAAGGGCGTCCGCGGCCGCGGTCGCGCGACGGTCGTCCCCGACGAGGACAAGCGGCTCCTGCGGTCGCTCCTGACGCGGTACCTCGGCGGGACCGACAACGAGACGGCCGACCGGCTGCTGCGCCCGGAGCGCGAGGAGGTCGAGATCCGGGTCGAACCCGAGCGGCTCCACACGTGGGACTACTCCGAGCGCATGGGATCGCCAGAGGAGTGA
- a CDS encoding geranylgeranyl reductase family protein — MDIDEYDVVVAGAGTAGCYAAATIANEGLDVVIVERKDEEEAGHIACGDALKGADAFPEAIPKDRLEPAFTNTGVDHGRFEIPQEDTILDIPVPGELAVIDRWEYGRQIIAGAEDAGVDFHYDTVINDVVQDETGRVTGLRAVRKGDPRTYAADLVIDGAGSLSLLQDKADFEGTTFDTNVRYSQFCSAYREIVDVPEPVEWDDALVFKATDRAAGYLWYFPRTATEINAGLGFQMTEEPMQLIESLKQDLRDRPEFEGAEVRDKLGGALPTRRPYDSAVAPGYMAVGDAAGHVNPTTGGGIAGAAYAGKYAGEQAVKAVSDGDVSEENLWRYNTRVMDHFGGRYAGLDVYNVLSTAVDVDDLMGLLASLPGEKLAEALYEGSTSMSFGLKVKAAIKSFGYWGTIRNFYQTKSLADELIGHYDEYPTSPAAMANWTRERDAIMDRVYETTGADAKY; from the coding sequence ATGGATATCGACGAGTACGACGTCGTCGTGGCCGGGGCCGGGACGGCCGGCTGTTACGCGGCCGCGACGATCGCGAACGAGGGGCTCGACGTCGTCATCGTCGAGCGAAAGGACGAGGAGGAGGCCGGCCACATCGCCTGCGGCGACGCGTTGAAGGGCGCGGACGCGTTCCCCGAGGCGATCCCGAAAGACCGGCTGGAGCCGGCGTTCACGAACACCGGCGTCGATCACGGTCGCTTCGAGATCCCGCAGGAGGACACGATTCTGGATATCCCCGTCCCCGGCGAGCTCGCCGTCATCGACCGCTGGGAGTACGGCCGCCAGATCATCGCCGGCGCGGAGGACGCGGGCGTCGACTTCCACTACGACACCGTCATCAACGACGTGGTACAAGACGAGACGGGCCGCGTCACGGGGCTGCGCGCGGTGCGGAAGGGCGACCCCCGGACGTACGCGGCCGACCTCGTCATCGACGGCGCGGGGTCCCTCTCGCTGCTTCAGGACAAGGCCGACTTCGAGGGGACCACCTTCGACACGAACGTCCGCTACTCGCAGTTCTGTTCCGCGTACCGCGAGATCGTCGACGTGCCGGAGCCGGTCGAGTGGGACGACGCATTGGTGTTCAAGGCGACGGACCGCGCCGCGGGCTACCTCTGGTACTTCCCCCGGACGGCGACGGAGATCAACGCCGGACTCGGCTTCCAGATGACCGAGGAGCCGATGCAGCTGATCGAGTCGCTGAAACAGGACCTCCGGGACCGCCCCGAGTTCGAGGGCGCGGAGGTCAGGGACAAGCTCGGAGGCGCGCTGCCGACGCGACGCCCCTACGACTCGGCGGTCGCGCCGGGGTACATGGCGGTCGGCGACGCCGCGGGCCACGTGAACCCGACGACCGGCGGCGGCATCGCTGGCGCGGCGTACGCGGGCAAGTACGCCGGCGAGCAGGCCGTGAAGGCGGTCTCCGACGGCGACGTGAGCGAGGAGAACCTCTGGCGGTACAACACCCGCGTGATGGACCACTTCGGCGGGCGGTACGCCGGCCTCGACGTGTACAACGTCCTCTCGACCGCGGTCGACGTGGACGACCTGATGGGCCTGCTCGCGTCGCTGCCGGGCGAGAAGCTCGCGGAGGCGCTCTACGAGGGCTCGACCTCGATGTCCTTCGGGCTGAAGGTGAAGGCCGCGATCAAGAGCTTCGGCTACTGGGGGACGATCCGGAACTTCTACCAGACGAAGTCGCTGGCGGACGAGCTGATCGGCCACTACGACGAGTATCCGACCAGCCCCGCCGCGATGGCGAACTGGACCCGCGAGCGCGACGCCATCATGGACCGCGTGTACGAGACGACCGGCGCGGACGCGAAGTACTGA
- a CDS encoding amidohydrolase encodes MSVLDNDEYREFRRDLHRHPEPAWREFYTTARIVEALRERDLTALHVGPEALATEERLNVPDDDELAEWEDQAREAGADPEILDQISGGYTGCVAVVERGEGPVVGLRVDIDGLPITESEEGDHVPAGEGFRSEHEGFMHACGHDAHATMGLGALDAVLDSDFAGTLKVFFQPGEEQVAGGKPMAESGHLDDVDYLYAVHVGLDHPSGEVVCGVEGFLAVRHLLAEFEGEPAHAGARPEQGRNAVQAMAAAVQNLYGIPRHADGPTRVNAGLVGGGTATNIIPEESHIEGELRGQTTELAEYMSDHADRILNSAAEMHDCEVEISTLGEAPSATSDDALAGLVRESAGDVAGVTSIVDSDDLGGSEDATYLMNYVQDRGGLACYLGVGTDHPGGHHTSDFDVVEDDISIGIDVIAGAIRRVAETRP; translated from the coding sequence ATGAGCGTTCTCGACAACGACGAGTACCGCGAGTTCCGACGCGACCTCCACCGCCACCCCGAGCCGGCGTGGCGCGAGTTCTACACCACCGCCCGCATCGTCGAGGCCCTGCGCGAGCGCGACCTGACGGCGCTTCACGTCGGTCCCGAGGCGCTGGCGACCGAGGAGCGGCTGAACGTCCCGGACGACGACGAACTGGCCGAGTGGGAGGACCAGGCCCGCGAGGCGGGCGCGGACCCCGAGATTCTGGACCAGATCTCCGGCGGCTACACCGGCTGCGTCGCCGTCGTGGAGCGCGGCGAGGGCCCCGTTGTCGGCCTGCGCGTCGACATCGACGGACTCCCGATCACGGAGTCGGAGGAGGGAGACCACGTCCCGGCCGGAGAGGGGTTCCGCTCCGAGCACGAGGGGTTCATGCACGCCTGCGGCCACGACGCCCACGCGACGATGGGGCTCGGCGCGCTCGACGCCGTCCTCGACTCCGACTTCGCCGGCACGCTGAAGGTGTTCTTCCAGCCGGGCGAGGAGCAGGTCGCGGGCGGCAAGCCGATGGCCGAATCCGGACACCTCGACGACGTCGACTACCTCTACGCGGTCCACGTCGGCCTCGATCACCCCTCCGGCGAGGTCGTCTGCGGCGTCGAGGGGTTCCTCGCGGTGCGCCACCTGCTCGCGGAGTTCGAGGGCGAACCGGCCCACGCCGGCGCGCGCCCCGAGCAGGGCCGGAACGCGGTCCAGGCGATGGCGGCGGCGGTCCAGAACCTCTACGGCATCCCACGCCACGCCGACGGGCCGACCCGAGTGAACGCCGGCCTCGTCGGGGGCGGCACCGCGACGAACATCATCCCCGAGGAGTCGCACATCGAGGGCGAACTGCGGGGACAGACGACCGAACTGGCCGAGTACATGTCCGACCATGCCGACCGCATCCTGAACTCGGCCGCGGAGATGCACGACTGCGAGGTGGAGATATCGACGCTCGGCGAGGCCCCCAGCGCGACGAGCGACGACGCGCTCGCCGGCCTCGTCCGGGAGTCCGCGGGCGACGTCGCGGGCGTCACGAGCATCGTCGACAGCGACGACCTCGGCGGCTCCGAGGACGCGACGTACCTGATGAACTACGTCCAAGACCGGGGCGGACTCGCCTGCTACCTCGGCGTCGGAACCGATCACCCCGGCGGCCACCACACCAGCGACTTCGACGTCGTCGAAGACGACATCTCGATCGGCATCGACGTGATCGCCGGCGCGATCCGACGCGTGGCCGAGACGCGGCCGTAG
- a CDS encoding Rieske (2Fe-2S) protein: MTDYRLTTVETVREAGSWAFTAREGDADREVFLVPCVDEPGETQDGEGPVRAWINRCTHEDQRLYREDIGAVTRGGSVVCPKHGSAFDACDGSCDNGEAAGTTLREVDVAVRDGAVFLTDDDLTYLYEELPDDDGDDEGPSSSSHLTF; encoded by the coding sequence ATGACCGACTACCGACTCACGACCGTCGAGACCGTGCGCGAGGCGGGCTCGTGGGCGTTCACGGCCCGCGAGGGCGACGCCGACCGCGAGGTGTTCCTCGTGCCCTGCGTCGACGAGCCGGGAGAGACACAGGACGGCGAGGGTCCCGTCCGCGCGTGGATCAACCGCTGTACCCACGAGGACCAGCGACTCTATCGTGAGGATATCGGCGCGGTCACCCGCGGCGGGTCGGTCGTCTGCCCGAAGCACGGCTCGGCGTTCGACGCCTGCGACGGCTCCTGTGACAACGGCGAGGCCGCGGGGACGACGCTGCGGGAGGTCGACGTGGCCGTCCGCGACGGCGCGGTGTTCCTCACCGACGACGACCTCACCTACCTCTACGAGGAGTTACCCGACGACGACGGCGACGACGAGGGGCCGTCGTCGAGTTCGCACCTGACGTTCTGA
- the arcS gene encoding archaeosine synthase subunit alpha: MTDHFEVHERDGAARLGEVRLADPVTTPALADPFLDDAGSLWAGDREVPDGDENALTVLPHRSFPAGTRDEVRESFAVDHPDAAFPTAAVVDSEGARDLGADAYLLSDAQGFVGHGEAFRDAILRAKGSLPPDAALGLSGVVTPRNVAVLAYAGVDLVDATLARTKGTQGMYLTADAEHFLEDLDELPCACPACANPRSEFTRADCAEHNVNALRAELRRVRERIRSGRLRDYVEGQARHEGWLTAALREFDDQWGYLEARTPLMRDAEVTAASAETLDRVEIRRFADRVTSRYRNRFTDQPLVLVPCSATKPYSDSQSHRQFHDAIKWRGHTVSMTSPIGVVPQELETTYPAQHYDSVVTGDWSEDEISFVAEVLRRYLERNDYSRVVAHVPEDGYREICERVEAAPEIDVPFEYTCVDHPTTDESLGELNAALQGEPAYSKREREHNTVRALADYLLGDGAGDDLFGGEIRTTGRYPKLQVWGDDPDAGREGEPGEQLATMVPQYGTLSFTLAGARRWVESDAPTKRVEIDAFVPHGSVLAPGVVDADDGIRVGDEVVIEGPKAFAVGRAEMSGPEMAGSTRGVAVQVRHVDER; the protein is encoded by the coding sequence ATGACCGATCACTTCGAGGTCCACGAGCGCGACGGCGCGGCCCGCCTCGGCGAGGTCCGCCTCGCCGACCCGGTGACCACGCCGGCGCTCGCGGACCCGTTCCTCGACGACGCCGGGAGCCTCTGGGCCGGCGACCGCGAGGTGCCCGACGGCGACGAGAACGCGTTGACGGTGCTCCCGCACCGGTCGTTCCCGGCCGGCACGCGCGACGAGGTGCGCGAGTCGTTCGCGGTCGACCACCCGGACGCGGCGTTCCCGACCGCGGCGGTCGTCGACAGCGAGGGGGCGCGCGACCTCGGCGCGGACGCGTACCTCCTCTCGGACGCGCAGGGGTTCGTCGGGCACGGCGAGGCGTTCCGCGACGCGATCCTCCGGGCGAAGGGATCCCTGCCGCCGGACGCCGCGCTCGGCCTCTCCGGCGTCGTGACGCCGCGGAACGTCGCCGTCCTCGCGTACGCCGGCGTCGACCTCGTCGACGCGACGCTCGCCCGGACCAAGGGGACGCAGGGGATGTACCTCACCGCCGACGCGGAGCACTTCCTCGAAGACCTCGACGAACTCCCCTGCGCCTGCCCGGCCTGCGCGAACCCCCGGAGCGAGTTCACCCGCGCCGACTGCGCCGAGCACAACGTGAACGCGCTCCGCGCCGAGCTCCGCCGGGTCCGCGAGCGGATCCGGAGCGGTCGACTGCGCGACTACGTCGAGGGGCAGGCCCGCCACGAGGGGTGGCTCACGGCCGCCCTCCGCGAGTTCGACGACCAGTGGGGGTACCTCGAAGCGCGCACGCCGCTCATGCGCGACGCCGAGGTGACGGCGGCGTCGGCGGAAACGCTCGATCGCGTCGAGATCCGGCGGTTCGCCGACCGCGTCACGAGCCGCTACCGAAACCGATTCACCGACCAGCCGCTCGTGTTGGTCCCCTGCTCGGCGACGAAGCCGTACAGCGACTCCCAGAGCCACCGCCAGTTCCACGACGCGATCAAGTGGCGCGGCCACACCGTCTCGATGACCTCGCCGATCGGCGTGGTCCCGCAGGAGCTGGAGACGACCTACCCCGCCCAACACTACGACTCGGTGGTCACCGGCGACTGGAGCGAGGACGAGATATCGTTCGTCGCGGAGGTGCTGCGCCGTTATCTGGAACGCAACGACTACTCCCGCGTCGTCGCGCACGTCCCCGAGGACGGCTACCGCGAGATCTGCGAGCGCGTCGAGGCCGCTCCCGAGATCGATGTCCCCTTCGAGTACACCTGCGTCGACCACCCGACGACCGACGAGTCGCTCGGGGAGCTGAACGCCGCCCTACAGGGCGAGCCGGCCTACAGCAAGCGGGAGCGCGAACACAACACGGTCCGTGCGCTCGCCGACTACCTGCTCGGCGACGGCGCGGGCGACGACCTGTTCGGCGGCGAGATCCGAACGACGGGGCGCTATCCCAAGCTTCAGGTCTGGGGCGACGACCCCGACGCCGGCCGCGAGGGCGAGCCGGGCGAACAGCTGGCGACGATGGTCCCCCAGTACGGCACCCTCTCTTTCACCCTCGCCGGCGCGCGCCGCTGGGTCGAGAGCGACGCGCCGACGAAACGCGTTGAGATCGACGCGTTCGTCCCGCACGGCTCCGTCCTCGCGCCGGGCGTCGTCGACGCCGACGACGGGATCCGCGTCGGCGACGAGGTCGTGATCGAGGGCCCGAAGGCGTTCGCGGTCGGCCGCGCCGAGATGTCCGGCCCGGAGATGGCGGGATCGACGCGCGGCGTCGCCGTTCAGGTCCGCCACGTCGACGAGCGGTGA